A single Triticum dicoccoides isolate Atlit2015 ecotype Zavitan chromosome 2A, WEW_v2.0, whole genome shotgun sequence DNA region contains:
- the LOC119352454 gene encoding oleosin-B6-like, whose product MAETAAIAPPPQPMAPPQPVEENATAAPSQPMAPPQPMAENATAAPPQPMAESATVVVVVPPPPPDGTTTFLCLILAFFIPPLGVFLKYKCEIEFWICLILTFLAYAPGIIYAVWVIVK is encoded by the exons ATGGCAGAAACCGCAGCGATAGCACCACCACCACAACCAATGGCACCACCGCAACCAGTGGAGGAAAACGCAACGGCGGCACCGTCACAACCAATGGCACCACCGCAACCAATGGCGGAAAACGCAACGGCAGCACCACCGCAACCAATGGCGGAAAGCGCAACTGTCGTTGTGGTGGTGCCACCACCACCGCCAGACGGCACCACGAcattcctctgcctcatcctcgccttcttcatccctcccctcgGAGTTTTCCTCAAGTACAAATGTGAG ATTGAATTCTGGATCTGCCTCATCCTAACATTCTTGGCCTACGCGCCGGGCATCATCTACGCCGTCTGGGTGATCGTGAAGTAG